From the genome of Papaver somniferum cultivar HN1 unplaced genomic scaffold, ASM357369v1 unplaced-scaffold_10, whole genome shotgun sequence:
TTCCACATATCTGGAGGAGAATGTGACTAATCCTTCGAGAGTTTATCTGCGCAGCAATTAATAGAATTTGTTGATCTCTTGTTATTACAAAGAGCTCAATAAATAAATTACGACAGATAAGTGGTTTTACTTACAATTCAAGAATAAATTAACTTCCACAACAAAAACTCAGTCACCCAACTCCAAAATAGCTATATCTATAGCACTCCGGCCATACAGTAAAAACGTGTCACCTTTCTTAGTCTCATCTATATATACTCTGTACTTTCGTAGGTCTTTAATGTCTAAACTCTAAACTACTATTTGTCTTTTTAGAAGGTACTATTTTGAATGCTACAACATCTTTACATTCCTTATATGGATCGAGGCACCTCTCATTTGAATCATATACAGTACTCCTCTTCGCTAACAACTATTCCTTCTTTATCTCATGGAAGCACAACCGACGGAATCCGCTCTTTCATCGCATGCTTCAAAATTCCTTAGGTACATAGATCAAGAAGACCATGGGGGaatttaatggcaactgcaagatgaaacttagcttatataaagacaactctttttattgatgtttagaaaatctctcaaaactaaacacaagctctaatcttgctcatatgatcaaccacaactttggtgatcatatatatagaactatgaattcattttcctaatcctattaccttattacatgtctttccttttcttagaactagatgacttctaattcccttaggattacatcaattttctaatcttgtcctaaccagcttgttagtgacttctatgttgaagtttaaccaacagaaTTGACATTAACAATACTCCTCAAGGGTTTTCAATGGATTTTCCAATTTTAATCAAAGATTATTCGGAAAATAAGTTACGTACTCAAGAACTTAATCTTATAAATAGTATTAATGTGGGTTCTTCATCAGCATCACCAGATAAAAGTACTTGtgaagaattagaagaagaagaagatcaggGACTAATAAGAGTCTTTTCTTGTAATTAATGTGCaaggaaaattttcagctggcaagCATTAGGAGGACATCAAAACGCACATAAACAAGAGCGTACCGTAGAAAAAAGAGATCGACTTCATAGACTTACTTCTTACCGTTATTCTAATATGATGagcaaccaccaacaccacccgTACAATCGCCACCCCGGATTCTCGAGAATGGCTTACTTGCCACTTCATGGTTTTCTCGGCTATTATAGATCATTAAGTGTTCAAGCTCATTCTGCAGTTCACCAACCCACATCATTTGTTTCACCATCTTTTCAGTCTGATTCTTCTTATCTATATGGACAACGTCATGGTGAGTGGCTATCATCATTAAGAAACCCACCTACAATGGGTCATCAACCATCAATCGGCCGGTTACCCTCTTTTGTACATGGGTCTATGCAACATGTCCCTAAGCTTAACGATGGGAGTTTTCTAATGCAGAgtagtggtggtgttggtggcgGTGTTTGTTTAAAGGGGACCAGTAGTTCTCATCAAGGAGACTCGAAGAAGATTGATTTGGCTCTTAAACTCTAAGTTAAAGtttaataaaattagggtttccttcaATTTGAGGTCACTTCCTTTTTATATCACCCCTGTTATTCATTTGTAATTTCATGCAAATTTAGTGTATAAATCTAGCTAGCTGTATATATTCTACCATTTTGGGCAAAAGAGATTTTTCTAAAATACTGTCAATAAAACAGTTCATCAGTATCTACCGGTACATTTTTGGACCAAAATGGTGTGTCCTTTGCGTTTTAATGCAAATATTTAAGGCCTGCTGCATAAAGCTGTACGTTTGGATAGAGGATATTAACTTGTTCTGCTCATGAAATCTCTCAGTAAGGCTCCAAAATCAAATGACAAACCAATTTTATTTTACCTTTCGGAAGAGAAGGGGAGAAAGAGACTCTAGGTTTCAAAGAGGTGTACATTGAAATTAAATCACTGTGTTTGTATCGTCATCCTTTGCAAGAATTTCTGAAAATTTGCTTTACTCAAAGTATTGCCCAAGTGCAAATTATGACGTATTTGCCTTTAGACATTTTACATGAGTTTCACTTAAGGTTAGTCTACGGCTAATAGTATCACCTAAAAAAGgcaaaaattattaaaacattgaAAGATCTACTTTTTGTTGGACGGAAATAGTATCATTTGGTTTGGTTCATTGTTGAGTCGTGATCAAACTGAGGCGCTATCGGTAATGAATGATTCTTGTAGGATGGTTAGCTCTGCCTCTGACGATATGACGATATGTACACTATTAATTACAAAGCATAAATGCCTAAGAGGGAAAGCATTAACTAACCCTATCATATGTCCCCCGCTCTATTAATTTTCTTTCCTCCACTTCCATGCTATTATCACCAGCAACATGCATCTTAACTTATACTACAAAACTCCTTGTTTTTAGGAAAGGTGATTAATGAATAATACAAATTATTGATGTCCAAAGTTGTTATATCCTCCACAACTTACAGTAATGAAATAAGGAAGAgaacaaatgaaaaaaataatttgttatcACCCACCACTTCCATTTGGAAATACTTTTGTTTACTCCACGTGTTAGGAGGAATtatctcaaaagaaaaaaaaacaggttTAATTGTTGGCTGATTAGAACGATTGGGAGGAGAACATGACCAATCCTTTGTCATAAAATGAGCTTAATTACACATACTTTGAGAGTGTATAGAGTTTCTTAATCTTGGGCTGAGGCATTTTGTCGAGTCATTTGATTTGTGCCAGTACCATCCACAACTGGCATGCTTTGTTTTACTGATGTAATTTTGTTTTTCCGTCTCTGCTACAGCTCGTAGCTTATGTTTTGTACGTTCTTCTCTCTAATAAATTTCTCTTTCAATCTCAATAAATTACTCTTTCAATTTTAAAAAGATCAAGCTTGTTGCATGTGTAATTTGTATATGAGACAATCTAATgttttcaaaataaaagaaaaagaaaaagaggtagAGTACAAAACagaagaataagaataagaataagaatGAACTCTCGTAACTAAAAAGACAAATTGGGTTGTTCCAGCACGAGCACATCCCAGCACAACATGCTAAAATTTGAGCACACCCTAACCCCAACACGGGATTTATCCCATCACGACATAACATATTAGTTTTATGGGATGGACTGTGTTTGACTAATCGGCACAGTAATCCAGCATAGCACGCGACACGGATAAGCAGGTGGCACGACACAAtacaacacgttaagaaagcacgtcaggATATGTATAAAATACTACATAACATGACActatac
Proteins encoded in this window:
- the LOC113326372 gene encoding zinc finger protein 3-like, with protein sequence MAYLPLHGFLGYYRSLSVQAHSAVHQPTSFVSPSFQSDSSYLYGQRHGEWLSSLRNPPTMGHQPSIGRLPSFVHGSMQHVPKLNDGSFLMQSSGGVGGGVCLKGTSSSHQGDSKKIDLALKL